A segment of the Triticum urartu cultivar G1812 chromosome 1, Tu2.1, whole genome shotgun sequence genome:
GCTTTCCTGAACTTGTAAGAACTGAAGACAAGACATCCACGTAACTTGTACTGTACCCCTAACTAGGTTTGTAGATTTGAGATGATACAGGACAAGAGCAGGGTTCAGAGAATTGAGTACTGTTATACCATTAGGTTCAACAAGAATCTGTGCACTGAACATCAAACAATGCCAAACATAAGGAACCGAAGAGCATTTTAACATGCTGTTCGCTCAGGTTCAGACGCAGCAAACCACACTACTGAATGTGAAATCTGACACGGCTAAGGGATAATTTAAGAATGCTTAAAAATCAGAGCAATTTAGGACACATGCTAAAACCTGCAGGAAATCTCACAAAGTTGGGATCTGAGGACAGGCTCGCATACATACAAGGAAAAAAAGCAATGAGAAAGCACTTGCATTGGATGAGACCAAAACAATTGCTGATGACCATAGGTGGTAACACTAGTATCAGATGAGGCATAACACATACACCATGGCAAGAAATACAACGAGCTTTACAAAGCACTAGCACACGCATGGAGCCCAAAGAATTTATAGAAGCTCTCGCAATTTTCAGTTTCCATGATAGGCAGTGGCGTGGTGATAGGTATATCGTTCTTTGACCCCTTTGGCTTCTTTTTTAGCACCTTCTGTGTCAAGCGCTTCCAAGGATAAATTTAGTAGTAGAAAACCACCTAAACATAAAAATAGTGGAAAAAACAATAATACAAATAGAGCATGTGAGTTGAAATAATAATTACCTAATGGCTTTATCTAGGACTGGTTCATCTTCTTTTTGTAAGCAATTCATTCTTAAAAGACTGGATTAGTATTGAAGTGAAATTCAAGCTTGAAACCCTTTGGCTCACTAATTATGTAGCATTTGATATCCCTAAAGTACTTTAGAGCTTCCTCGTCCCTATCGGATATGGGTACATGTAAACAATAAACTAGATGCCAACAGAATTATGTGAAAGAGCAGGAGATGTATCATTTCAGCATTAAATTACTGAAAATATCTTAATACAGGCAAACATGTGTTCACCTTTCTGATCTGGAGCAGAAGCCTGCATCATCTTTAGTTACACCTTCTGCCTCAGCCACACCGTTGACAACATTATGACGCTGTCATTTGCAGGTGCAAGTAATCCATCAGATCTTGTCCTAATTTGATACAGTTGTGTTAAAGACAGTATGTACGGTATGAGCAGTGCACAATAAAAACATCTCTTGTCCTAATTTACCAGTCGTTAGCATCGTGGTACAGGTGAGAGTTGATTGCAGCAGTCACAGGGATCAAAAGGAATTACAGGATAAAGGCAAATAAACAACATAGAGCAGATGGACACACAGAACTGAACAAGCCAAAGCTGTTCATTCAGGTTCTGAGGCAACCAACAATATTACTAGTGATTACGGAATTTAATACAGCCAAGGCATCATCCAAGCTAAAAACTTGAAGCAATTTATTTAGGACAAAGTAGCTAAAACCAGCAGAAAATTTCACAAATCGGGATAATCAGATCCACCGTTTCCTGCATCACATTCAATGACAGGCTCACACCAAGAGGCACAGATCCAAGAACAGAATGCAACATTTTCATTTCAGTTACTGATGGCAGCAAGACGGTGACATCAGATCAGACACACTACATCCACCATGGAACGAACAACACACTAGCACGCATACATTTCCAACGCTGGACAAAGGCTAAGGTGGACCTAAACACTCACGGCGCACAGATTGCGGCCTAGGCCCTCTCTCCACGGATGCGGCGGGCGAGCTGGATGTCCTTGGGCATGATGGTGACGCGCTTGGCGTGGATGGCGCAGAGGTTGGTGTCCTCGAAGAGCCCCACCAGGTAGGACTCGGCGGCCTCCTGCAGGGCGGAGACGGCGGAGGACTGGAAGCGGAGGTCGGTCTTGAAGTCCTGGGCGATCTCCCTCACCAGGCGCTGGAAGGGGAGCTTGCGGATGAGCAGCTCGGTGCTCTTCTGGTACTTGCGGATCTCCCGGAGCGCGACGGTGCCGGGGCGGAAGCGGTGGGGCTTCTTGACGCCGCCGGTGGCCGGGGCGGACTTGCGGGCCGCCTTGGTGGCCAGCTGCTTCCTCGGCGCCTTGCCGCCGGTGGACTTCCTCGCCGTCTGCTTGGTGCGGGCCATGGAGTCGGAGATGCGCCGGGAGGTTGTTGAGGAGGGGGGAGCGCTGGGAGGGTTGGGGGATtggagtgaggaggaagaaggggaatGGGCGGCGTTAAATAGGGAAGGAGGGGAGCGCCGAGCGGGCGGGGGATTGGAGCGGGGAGCCGCGCGTTGGTTTTGGTTTTTCGGGAGGGATGGTGGGGCGTGGACCGTTGGATGCGTCGTGCGTGGACGGTTGCGATCTGGTGTCGAGGGGGTGATCCGTGGGAGGTGGTTTCGCGTGCTCTGATTGGTCGAAGAGGAGTCAGCCGGATCGTGGAGAGGCAGATGAAACGAAAATGGACTCTCAGCAGGCGCGGCAATATTTTGCTCTTTGCCGCCCACGTCCCACACGAAAACCTCAGCCCAAACGAGAATCGACGAAATTAGTTGGTTCTTTTTTGACAAGAAGAGAAGACTTTCGGTGATTGCTAGAAACGATTGTTTTACTACTA
Coding sequences within it:
- the LOC125526706 gene encoding histone H3.2-like → MARTKQTARKSTGGKAPRKQLATKAARKSAPATGGVKKPHRFRPGTVALREIRKYQKSTELLIRKLPFQRLVREIAQDFKTDLRFQSSAVSALQEAAESYLVGLFEDTNLCAIHAKRVTIMPKDIQLARRIRGERA